A single Pseudodesulfovibrio aespoeensis Aspo-2 DNA region contains:
- a CDS encoding TraR/DksA C4-type zinc finger protein translates to MPDFCDMGHEAEELARKAALSMAGTRRADAPSRETCAECGAPIPEPRRVAVPGVTLCVACQAAKEE, encoded by the coding sequence TCTGCGACATGGGACACGAGGCCGAGGAGCTGGCCCGCAAGGCGGCGCTCTCCATGGCCGGGACACGGCGGGCCGATGCGCCGAGCCGGGAGACGTGCGCCGAGTGTGGCGCGCCCATCCCCGAGCCCCGGCGCGTGGCCGTGCCCGGCGTGACCCTGTGTGTCGCCTGCCAAGCCGCCAAGGAGGAATAA